One Echinicola strongylocentroti DNA window includes the following coding sequences:
- a CDS encoding MaoC family dehydratase, which yields MSQLVINSFEEFEKYIGQSLGSSEYHTITQDQINKFADATLDHQWIHTDPEKAKVEGAFGNTIAHGYLTLSLVPYLWEQIVKVNNLKMLVNYGIESLRFAQPVVVDSEVRLHASLSNITNLRGTVKTEMSIKLEIKGQKKPAFTGKLIFLYHFK from the coding sequence ATGAGTCAATTAGTCATCAACAGTTTCGAGGAATTCGAAAAATACATTGGGCAAAGCCTAGGATCTTCTGAATACCACACAATCACACAGGATCAAATCAATAAATTCGCAGATGCTACGCTCGACCATCAGTGGATTCATACCGACCCAGAAAAGGCCAAAGTAGAAGGCGCTTTTGGCAATACTATCGCACATGGCTACCTGACGCTTTCTCTTGTTCCTTACCTTTGGGAACAGATCGTAAAGGTCAACAACCTTAAAATGCTCGTCAATTACGGGATAGAATCACTGCGCTTTGCACAACCTGTAGTCGTCGACAGCGAAGTACGGCTCCATGCCTCCTTGTCCAATATCACCAACCTCAGGGGAACGGTAAAAACAGAAATGAGCATCAAACTAGAAATCAAAGGCCAGAAAAAACCTGCTTTTACAGGGAAACTGATCTTCCTCTATCACTTTAAATAA
- a CDS encoding transglutaminase-like domain-containing protein: MIAIFKKTLIIVFSLLLFIDNIAAAQDKAEIQLINSKINSAETIRLTDDYEVLISVKNKIVILNKDGLKDGNIWLQYSDLMSIEDFGGEITDQSTGKTIEKLKLKNFKDVSYISEGSVFEDDRLKYYKPSFNQFPIEVSYEYTQKISGNMYIPSWTPEGRAKQLVEKATLDLVYPEKLGLRYKMENMEKAPLISKNDGEVILKWEFENLFSLDTSEKDSSALVKIAPEEFSMEGYVADMSTWNGFGQWVNELMAGRAGLSPQANATVAEIIDTLETDRAKVKALYRYLQQNYRYVSIQMGIGGFQPVFANEVYEKKYGDCKGLTFLMKAMLKEAGIPANYTLVRAGSDAEDIDAAFSSNQFNHAILQVPAEGDTVWLECTSSTLPAGFLGSFTKDRHVLAVTDEGGVLVKTPSYDTDEYNQIKNISKVSLLGNGMARIHQVKELTGFAAQNYLYAQSLLNEKDIQKYLYHDLGFSGAHIEDFDLSVDESKSIPSVVLNHDTFLRQFYQSTSKRMIITPQFQSIKSDLLSNRFMKWEEQWEIVSEETLELESGEKEMNLSEDFFDYTKDIRFVDNILTVVRTVDFHFPSSIDEDDLDKTLKQIEQLDNQPIFLRK, translated from the coding sequence ATGATTGCGATTTTTAAAAAGACGTTGATTATTGTCTTCTCGCTACTTTTATTTATAGATAATATTGCAGCGGCCCAAGATAAAGCAGAAATACAGCTGATTAATTCAAAGATCAACAGTGCCGAAACCATTCGGCTTACCGATGATTATGAGGTTCTTATCAGTGTAAAAAATAAGATAGTTATTCTCAACAAGGATGGGCTGAAGGATGGTAACATTTGGCTTCAGTACAGTGATTTGATGTCTATCGAGGACTTTGGAGGGGAAATCACAGACCAGAGCACTGGTAAAACCATCGAAAAACTAAAGCTGAAAAATTTTAAGGACGTGTCCTATATCAGTGAAGGGTCAGTGTTTGAGGATGATCGATTGAAATACTATAAGCCGTCTTTCAACCAGTTTCCAATAGAGGTCTCCTATGAATACACCCAAAAGATCAGCGGAAACATGTATATCCCATCATGGACACCGGAAGGAAGAGCTAAACAGCTGGTAGAAAAAGCCACCTTGGACCTGGTCTATCCAGAGAAATTGGGACTGCGGTATAAGATGGAAAATATGGAAAAGGCCCCGTTGATTTCCAAAAACGATGGGGAGGTGATACTAAAGTGGGAATTTGAGAATCTCTTCAGTCTTGATACATCTGAGAAAGATAGTTCGGCTTTAGTGAAAATAGCACCAGAGGAATTTTCCATGGAAGGCTATGTCGCCGACATGAGTACGTGGAATGGCTTTGGCCAATGGGTGAACGAACTCATGGCTGGAAGAGCAGGACTTTCTCCTCAGGCCAATGCCACCGTAGCGGAAATCATCGACACCCTTGAGACAGATCGGGCAAAGGTAAAGGCCTTGTACCGCTATCTGCAACAAAATTACCGCTATGTCAGTATTCAAATGGGAATCGGAGGTTTTCAGCCTGTCTTTGCCAATGAAGTATATGAAAAGAAATATGGTGACTGTAAGGGGTTGACCTTTTTGATGAAGGCCATGCTCAAAGAAGCAGGAATTCCTGCCAATTATACTTTAGTGAGAGCAGGAAGCGATGCTGAAGATATTGATGCAGCATTTTCTTCCAACCAGTTTAACCACGCTATTTTACAAGTTCCAGCAGAAGGTGATACGGTATGGCTGGAATGTACTTCCAGTACGCTTCCTGCAGGGTTTTTGGGAAGTTTTACGAAGGACCGTCACGTGCTGGCCGTAACTGATGAAGGGGGCGTTTTGGTCAAAACCCCAAGCTATGACACGGATGAATACAACCAGATCAAAAATATATCTAAGGTGAGCCTTCTTGGCAATGGAATGGCTCGTATCCACCAGGTCAAAGAGCTGACGGGTTTTGCAGCCCAAAATTACCTGTATGCTCAGAGCCTTCTCAATGAAAAGGACATCCAAAAGTACCTCTATCATGACCTGGGATTCAGTGGAGCCCATATTGAGGATTTTGACCTTAGTGTGGATGAGAGCAAAAGTATTCCCTCGGTGGTATTGAACCACGATACGTTTTTGCGGCAGTTTTACCAATCCACTAGCAAAAGAATGATCATTACTCCGCAGTTCCAGTCGATAAAAAGTGACCTGCTTAGTAATCGGTTTATGAAATGGGAAGAGCAGTGGGAGATCGTGAGTGAGGAAACCTTGGAGCTGGAAAGTGGCGAAAAGGAGATGAATCTATCCGAAGACTTTTTTGATTATACCAAAGATATTCGGTTTGTGGACAACATCCTTACCGTAGTGAGGACAGTGGACTTTCATTTTCCTAGCTCCATCGATGAGGATGACTTGGATAAGACCCTCAAGCAAATAGAACAACTAGATAATCAACCAATATTTTTAAGAAAATGA
- a CDS encoding TonB-dependent receptor domain-containing protein has product MKIPYQLSTVLFFFLLGMSQALAQQSGKLSGRVEDTNGEVLPFANISLLKAGSGDMIAGAVSDENGTFEISTSAAGQMILSVSSIGYKTYSSGAFEMTSGMKKDFDVIRIEEEATALDAVEVRSSRPEVMIEADRTIVNVEGTVMAEGSTALDVVGRSPGVYVDADGNINLNGRSGVIVLIDDRQTYMSAKDLANFLRAMPADNIKSIEVINNPPAKYDAEGAAGVLNIQLKKNDYNGMNGSIQAGNYYNGRHAPFAGGSLNLKRGKWTTNVSLNYNTWVRDIDLQILRRFKEENGTSEFDQDALLELGGENLFLTGGADYQIDKKHSVGFNFQASDYNGKEDGNSLTDISNPDNGDINHLQALNDSESDNRRFFTNFHYVGNLDTLGTKLSADVDYTVVDGGSLSLLTNNYWVNEATEAGTMDRIRTDNDMEYTIFTAKVDFTKPLSEKVKLETGVKGSWVESDNMLDISKSVEDGPFEPDQNSNHFIYNENVLAAYASVKSPLGKKLDFQAGLRMEYSNIKGNSVTLNEVNTQNYVNLFPSMFLQHKVSDNYSITYNVNRRITRPNYRSLNPFVFYIDPLTTEQGNPNLKPQYANNFEMSHVFKQAYQFTLAYSRTTNSIDQVMIQNDETKETTLQVQNFDKSEDVSLRMLVPVEIAEWYSTSNMVQLYYKAYQSQLGDDFLDVSQFSYMARTQHNIILPKGFKVELVAMYLSPFLEGQLELNGFGWVDAGITKTFKDDKFSLTVNGQDIFRTRGIKGVVNFGDINTDIRQYNNQQAVRVTFRWNFSKGEKFNVSNRSGSSEERNRLD; this is encoded by the coding sequence ATGAAAATACCTTACCAATTAAGCACTGTCTTGTTTTTCTTCCTCTTGGGTATGAGCCAAGCATTGGCGCAGCAGTCGGGAAAGCTCAGTGGCAGAGTAGAAGATACAAATGGAGAAGTGTTGCCCTTTGCCAATATTTCACTTTTAAAGGCAGGATCTGGGGATATGATTGCCGGGGCAGTTTCTGACGAAAATGGGACGTTCGAAATAAGCACTTCAGCAGCTGGACAGATGATCCTAAGCGTGTCTTCGATTGGTTATAAGACTTACTCTTCCGGTGCTTTTGAGATGACATCTGGAATGAAAAAGGACTTCGATGTTATCAGGATCGAAGAAGAGGCGACCGCTCTCGACGCAGTAGAAGTGAGAAGTAGTCGGCCGGAAGTGATGATAGAAGCAGATAGGACCATCGTAAATGTCGAAGGTACCGTCATGGCAGAAGGCAGTACGGCACTTGATGTGGTGGGCAGGTCTCCCGGGGTCTATGTGGATGCAGATGGAAACATCAACCTAAATGGACGCTCTGGTGTGATCGTGCTGATCGATGATCGCCAAACCTATATGAGCGCTAAGGATTTGGCCAATTTTCTTAGGGCCATGCCTGCGGATAATATCAAAAGCATAGAGGTGATCAATAATCCCCCGGCAAAATACGATGCCGAAGGTGCGGCAGGCGTGCTCAATATCCAATTGAAAAAGAACGATTATAACGGAATGAATGGCAGTATTCAGGCGGGGAATTACTATAACGGTCGCCATGCTCCCTTTGCAGGAGGAAGCCTGAACCTCAAGCGAGGCAAATGGACTACCAATGTCAGCCTAAACTATAATACCTGGGTAAGGGATATTGATCTACAGATCCTTAGGCGGTTTAAAGAAGAAAATGGAACTTCTGAGTTTGACCAAGATGCCTTACTTGAGTTGGGTGGTGAGAACTTATTTCTTACAGGAGGTGCCGATTATCAAATTGACAAAAAGCATTCAGTAGGGTTTAACTTCCAAGCCTCAGACTATAATGGAAAAGAAGATGGGAATTCACTTACTGATATTTCCAATCCAGATAATGGAGACATCAATCACCTTCAGGCACTCAATGACAGTGAATCAGACAATAGGAGGTTTTTTACCAATTTTCACTACGTTGGTAATTTGGATACCTTGGGTACAAAGCTCTCGGCCGATGTGGATTACACGGTCGTGGATGGAGGAAGCCTTAGTCTCCTGACCAATAATTACTGGGTCAATGAAGCTACCGAAGCGGGTACCATGGACAGGATAAGGACGGACAATGATATGGAGTATACCATTTTTACGGCCAAGGTGGATTTTACCAAACCCTTAAGCGAAAAAGTAAAGCTGGAAACGGGAGTGAAGGGCAGCTGGGTAGAGTCCGATAATATGCTGGATATCTCAAAAAGCGTAGAGGATGGGCCCTTTGAGCCAGATCAGAACAGTAACCATTTTATTTACAATGAAAATGTCCTGGCAGCATATGCCTCCGTAAAATCTCCATTGGGCAAAAAACTTGACTTCCAAGCAGGGCTTAGGATGGAGTATTCGAATATCAAGGGAAACTCTGTAACGCTCAACGAAGTCAATACACAAAACTATGTAAACCTATTTCCAAGTATGTTTTTACAGCATAAGGTTTCCGACAATTACTCCATTACCTATAATGTCAACAGGAGAATTACCCGTCCCAATTATCGCTCGCTAAACCCGTTTGTGTTTTACATCGATCCACTGACGACCGAGCAGGGGAATCCAAACCTGAAGCCTCAGTATGCCAATAACTTTGAGATGAGCCACGTGTTTAAGCAGGCATATCAGTTCACTTTGGCATATTCCAGAACGACCAATTCCATCGATCAAGTGATGATCCAGAACGATGAAACGAAGGAAACGACCCTTCAAGTGCAAAATTTCGATAAGTCAGAAGATGTTAGTCTTAGGATGTTGGTACCCGTGGAGATAGCAGAGTGGTACAGTACGAGTAATATGGTCCAGCTTTATTACAAAGCCTATCAATCACAGTTGGGAGATGACTTTTTGGATGTCAGTCAGTTTTCATACATGGCCAGAACCCAACACAACATCATCCTTCCCAAGGGATTTAAGGTAGAGTTGGTAGCGATGTACTTAAGTCCATTTCTTGAAGGCCAATTAGAACTCAATGGCTTTGGATGGGTGGATGCAGGGATCACCAAAACCTTTAAGGATGACAAGTTCAGTTTGACGGTAAATGGCCAGGATATCTTCAGAACAAGGGGTATAAAAGGTGTGGTCAATTTTGGGGATATCAACACCGATATCCGTCAGTATAATAACCAGCAAGCCGTAAGAGTGACCTTCAGATGGAATTTCTCAAAAGGCGAAAAATTCAACGTATCCAATAGAAGTGGTAGCTCCGAAGAGAGAAACCGGTTGGATTAA